CTGCGCCACCGGTAACAGGAGGTTGATTTACAACGTCGTAGGAGGAAAGTTGTATGTTGATCTTGGCGTAAAGGTTACCCTGTTCAATGTGAGGCAGAATGATGGTGAAAAACGCCGGACCTGCATTCGAACCAGCCACTTGAGCGGAAGGATCCGGATCGTTGGCGACGATCGCGTAATCTGGCGGCATTACGCCATAAGCGCTTTCATAGTTCATGGTCGCGAGACCAATCTGCTTCAGATTGTTGCTGCAGGCCATTCGAGCCGCGGCTTCGCGCACTTTCTGAACTGCGGGAAGCAGCAGGCCAATCAGGATTGCTATGATCGCAATCACCACCAGCAATTCAATGAGCGTAAAAGCTTTACGCTGCCGTCCGATCATGTTTCTCACGGATTCACCTTGAATAGTGTAAAAAAACTGAATGCACTATGAGATTTGGTCGATTTCAATCCGTTAAGTCGAACGGAGGAATCTCATTCTTACCGGCGATTATTTTTGCTTCGAGAAGCGGATTGCCGGCAACGAAATATTTCTGTTTCAGCCGATCGGGTTGATTACCCTTCTTGGGAGCGGCGGGCGTGTGATGGCCCTTGGCTTCCGTATCCTCTCTAGGCCAATAGACGATAACAGTATAATCTCCCGGAGCCGCACCTTTACCAAATCGGCTCGTTTCCAACGTGTAGGTCCCATCCTCGCCCACTACGGCTGATGCCGTTTGCGACACCTTCGGATCGGCTCCTTTAACATTGAAGTAGAGAATCGCACCCACCGCAGGTTGTCCCTTATAAATAACCTTACCCGTAACCGGATAGAGATTATTGCTATTTCCGCAGGATGGGACAAATATCAATAGCCCCAGTAGACAAAGATGCATGGAACGGTTAATTGTTGATTTTGAAGAATTCATGATATTATATTCCGACGATTATTGGCTTTTATGCTTACAATCATCTTTTAATACTTAGAATTTAAATCTCAATATATAATTTGAGATTTAAATAATACTCAGATGCCAACAGATAATTGATCATGTCAAAAAGCTTATGGGTAAGCCCTGACAACCACCTGACATGTTTCGAAGAAGAAAATGCGAAGAAATCAAGGAGTCTACTTCACCGTTCCTTCAAATGCCTTATCGACTTCTGTATTTGGTATCAAAAACCATGAATTGGAACCAGTTAGATGCACTGAGGAAGTCACGAGTTCGGGATCACTCGCTTCCCGAAAGCTGTACGGACGCACATATCTAATGAGGAATATTAATTTTTTGTATGAGCCAAGCCCATGAGATAAGTTTACATTTATCTATAATGGTGGATTATATAGGAAAGGTAATTGTAACGCTTTCTCAGATGCGACGGGCTTTTATAAGGTGCCGAATCTAATCGAGTGGTTTTGGCTCTTCCGTTTTTAGGCGCAACTCTCGGCGAATCGGTCATTTTGGGATAGATTGCAATTGAGAGTACCCTTTTCCTGGTTCACGGAAGAGCCGATGACGACGACTACCATTGCCATAGACATGGACGTTCCTGCCGGAGTGAGCGTTGGCGAATACGAACGCATCGACGGGGGCCACGCCTTTCACGTGAGTTGGGAGTTGCCCGACAATCTTTGTTGCGAGACATGCCAGCGAGAGTCTCGGCTTCAATTGGTGGAGAAGAACAAGTTTCTGAGCATCCGCGATCTGGATTTGTGGGGTAAGCCGAGCTTTTTCGTGTACCAGGAGGTGTATCACCGCTGTCCGTCGTGCGGTCACCGTCAATCGCTGTTGCCGCCCTTCAAGCGTCGGGATGTGAAATATACGTTCCGCTTCGAGGAGCAGGTGCTGGTCAGTCTGATCGGGAGCACAGCCGAAGACGTGGCAGTGCGTTTGGGGATCGCCGCGGAGACGGTGGAGCGAATCGTCAAGAACCGGATAGAGGACGCCAAGGCGAAGCAGATCGATCCCCAGCGGAAGATCGAGCGTTTGGGTCTGGATGAGATCAGCCTGCGTAAGGGGCATAAGGGATATGCGACAATATTGACGGACCTGACGAATGGGGAGCGTCCGGAGATTCTGGCTCTGTCCAAGGGTCGTGACGAAGCAGCTGGGCGAGCGTGTTTGGAGCGTTTGTCGGCCCAGCAACGGTCGGCGGTGCGTTGGCATCATACGGACATGAGCCCGGCGTATTTGAAGGCTTGCGGCGTGCATTTACCCAACAGCCAGTCGGTGATAGATCGCTTTCACGTCGCCAAGAAATTGGGTGAGGTGGCGGACGATCTGCGAAAAAAAACTATCGAGCCTACAAGCGAAGTTTGAGCGGGGAAGCCCGCAAGAAGCTGCGTTCTCAGATGCACGACTTCCGGCGTCGTCCCGAGGATTTGAATCCGGAGCAGGTCCAGGCCCTCGAGGATTTGTTCGAGAAGGTGCCTTCGTTGGGAACGATCTACCATCTGCGTTGGGAGGCGACCAAAATCTTCGATAGTGCCCCGAACCGAGCCGAAGCCTCGCGACTGTTGGAAGATTGGATCGTCCAGGCCCGCGAGACCGAGATGGATTGGGAGCCGTTCATCACGATGCTCAAGAACAATTGGGAGGGGATCTTAGCCTACTTCGAGGAACGCAAAAGCAGCGGCCCGGTGGAAGGACTCAATACCAAGATTCGGGTAGTGCTACGTCGGAGTTATGGAATTCAGAGTCTAACTACGCTCTGGACGAGAATACTCCTGGACGTGAATTGGGCTGCGAAAAAATTAGGGCCGACCATTGCGGAGATTCGCGACCTCGTCAACCAGATCCAGAAGTATTTCTCTGGATGCTACACCTAGAAACGGAAGAGCCGTGGTTTTCGCTATATTTTTTTCGCGAAGACGAACCTCACTCCGTAGCTTACTGCGAAGTAAACTCAGCTAAGGTGTGAGACCGAAAAGCTTTTTAAAGCCAGGAATTCAGAAAAGGCTTGAGAAAATCCGTTTTTCCCGATTGCGGAATTGGAGCGCAGAAGATCAAATGGTTTGTTGGATAATTCAGAAGAGAGATCTCCAGAAACGACTCAGTCCTCTCGAGTGATCTCACCTCTATTTTCAGATCTTCCGCGAACAATTTCCCTACTAGATTTTCCGACATCGGATGTCTGCGTAGCGTCACCGACCCCAGATGGCGAACCAAGAGAATCGAGACCTATTTATTG
The genomic region above belongs to Telmatocola sphagniphila and contains:
- a CDS encoding transposase produces the protein MSGEARKKLRSQMHDFRRRPEDLNPEQVQALEDLFEKVPSLGTIYHLRWEATKIFDSAPNRAEASRLLEDWIVQARETEMDWEPFITMLKNNWEGILAYFEERKSSGPVEGLNTKIRVVLRRSYGIQSLTTLWTRILLDVNWAAKKLGPTIAEIRDLVNQIQKYFSGCYT
- a CDS encoding transposase, producing the protein MTTTTIAIDMDVPAGVSVGEYERIDGGHAFHVSWELPDNLCCETCQRESRLQLVEKNKFLSIRDLDLWGKPSFFVYQEVYHRCPSCGHRQSLLPPFKRRDVKYTFRFEEQVLVSLIGSTAEDVAVRLGIAAETVERIVKNRIEDAKAKQIDPQRKIERLGLDEISLRKGHKGYATILTDLTNGERPEILALSKGRDEAAGRACLERLSAQQRSAVRWHHTDMSPAYLKACGVHLPNSQSVIDRFHVAKKLGEVADDLRKKTIEPTSEV